The following are encoded together in the Salmonella enterica subsp. enterica serovar Choleraesuis genome:
- a CDS encoding membrane protein, whose product MSAISPLRIGGWLLLPLAWLLMSLLSMTISIAYYGTALLSPAAHQALRALSGQQILLWYISVACAAALFIYTLWLSVAFFKRRSLVRKHYIIWLLFTVLLAVKAFAFSPVSDTLALRQLLFPLLAAAILAPYFKRSTRVQQTFVNP is encoded by the coding sequence ATGTCCGCGATTTCCCCGTTACGTATCGGCGGTTGGCTGTTGTTGCCGCTCGCCTGGCTCTTGATGTCGCTGCTGAGTATGACGATATCTATTGCTTATTATGGCACGGCGCTGCTTTCGCCCGCCGCGCATCAGGCGTTAAGAGCACTAAGCGGGCAGCAAATATTACTGTGGTATATTTCTGTGGCCTGCGCCGCGGCGCTGTTTATATACACCTTATGGCTGAGTGTCGCCTTTTTTAAGCGCCGTAGTCTGGTGCGTAAGCATTATATTATCTGGTTGCTTTTCACCGTATTACTGGCGGTTAAGGCTTTTGCCTTTTCACCGGTTAGCGACACGCTGGCGCTGAGACAGCTTCTTTTTCCGCTGCTGGCCGCAGCAATACTGGCGCCCTATTTCAAACGTTCAACGCGGGTTCAACAAACGTTTGTTAACCCTTAA
- a CDS encoding electron transport complex subunit A, protein MADYLLLFIGTVLVNNFVLVKFLGLCPFMGVSKKLESAIGMGMATTFVMTLASICSWLINRLILVPLDLVYLRTMAFILVIAVVVQFTEMVVRKTSPALYRLLGIFLPLITTNCAVLGVALLSINMNQNFMQSALYGFSAALGFSLVMVLFAAIRERMVVSDVPLPFKGNAIALITAGLMSLAFMGFSGLVKF, encoded by the coding sequence ATGGCTGATTATCTACTTTTATTTATCGGCACCGTGCTGGTGAATAACTTCGTGCTGGTGAAGTTTCTTGGACTGTGCCCATTTATGGGTGTGTCCAAAAAGCTGGAGTCGGCTATCGGCATGGGCATGGCGACCACGTTTGTGATGACGCTTGCCAGTATTTGTTCATGGCTGATTAACCGCCTAATTCTGGTACCGCTGGATTTAGTTTACCTGCGTACCATGGCTTTTATTCTGGTGATTGCCGTCGTGGTGCAGTTCACCGAGATGGTGGTTCGTAAAACCAGCCCGGCCCTTTATCGACTGCTGGGTATATTTTTGCCGCTGATTACCACTAACTGCGCGGTACTGGGCGTTGCTCTACTCAGCATTAATATGAACCAGAATTTTATGCAGTCGGCGCTATATGGCTTTTCCGCGGCGCTCGGCTTTTCGCTGGTCATGGTGCTCTTTGCCGCCATCCGCGAGCGCATGGTTGTTTCCGATGTGCCGTTGCCGTTTAAAGGCAATGCTATCGCACTTATCACCGCCGGACTGATGTCGCTGGCGTTTATGGGTTTTAGTGGGTTGGTTAAGTTCTGA
- the rnfB gene encoding electron transport complex subunit B, protein MSMIGIAIAVLSALSLIFGLVLGYASKRFAVKEDPIVERLEALLPQSQCGQCGYPGCRPYAEAVANNGEMLNRCAPGGEAVMLKLAATLNVAPQPLGDDIPAVPVRKVARIDENNCIGCTKCIQACPVDAIVGATRAMHTVVESLCTGCDLCVAPCPTACITLEPVSATTDSWKWDLQTIPVRIIPVEQHV, encoded by the coding sequence ATGTCCATGATTGGTATTGCTATCGCCGTGTTAAGCGCCCTGAGCCTGATTTTTGGCCTGGTGCTCGGCTATGCTTCAAAACGCTTTGCCGTCAAGGAAGACCCTATTGTTGAACGCCTGGAAGCGTTGCTGCCTCAAAGCCAGTGCGGCCAGTGCGGTTACCCTGGCTGCCGCCCCTATGCCGAGGCGGTGGCAAATAATGGTGAAATGCTGAACCGCTGCGCGCCGGGCGGAGAAGCGGTCATGCTTAAGCTGGCAGCCACCCTAAACGTAGCGCCGCAGCCGCTGGGTGATGACATCCCGGCCGTCCCGGTGCGTAAAGTTGCCCGCATTGATGAAAACAACTGTATCGGCTGCACTAAGTGTATTCAGGCCTGTCCGGTGGATGCCATTGTGGGTGCTACCCGCGCCATGCATACCGTGGTCGAATCACTGTGCACTGGCTGCGACCTGTGCGTTGCCCCCTGCCCGACCGCCTGCATAACCCTGGAGCCGGTCTCCGCGACTACCGATAGCTGGAAATGGGATTTGCAGACCATTCCGGTACGCATTATTCCCGTGGAACAACATGTTTAA
- the rsxC gene encoding electron transport complex subunit RsxC: MLRGQPLTRGRGRMLPVHAPTSGTVTEIAPHASAHPSGIAELSVTINADGEDRWTTLDPWPDYQNHSHEQLIAKIHAAGVAGLGGAGFPTAAKLAGGGDKITTLIINAAECEPYITADDRLMQDYAAEVIEGVRILAHILQPQQTLIGIEDNKPQAVSMLRAVLEQLNDDSIKLRVIPTKYPSGGAKQLTQILTGRQVPHGGRSSDIGVLMHNVGTAWAVKRAVIDGEPLTERVVTLTGRAVKQPGNVWARLGTPVRHLLDNAGFQPGREQLVIMGGPLMGFTLPWLDVPVVKITNCLLVPGPGEMGAPQKEQDCIRCSACADACPADLLPQQLYWFSKGQQHDKATAYNLNDCIECGACAWVCPSNIPLVQYFRQEKAEIRAISDEERRTAEARARFEARQARLERDKAARSARHKEAAARPDSADSDAIAAALARAKARNATSAEPIEMTRGERPDNTAAIAAREARKAEARARRAAVAEEATSVVPQTDSAPAAEDDPRKAAVAAAIARAKARKATASGEATNAAPQTDSAPAAEEDPRKAAVAAAIARAKARKVTASGEATGSAPQADAAPAAEEDPRKAAVAAAIARAKARKATASGEATGSAPQADAAPAAEDDPRKAAVAAAIARAKARKATASGEATGSAPQTDAAPAAEDDPRKAAVAAAIARAKARKATASGEATGSAPQADASPAAEDDPRKAAVAAAIARAKARKATASGEAIGSAPQTDAAPAAEEDPRKAAVAAAIARAKARRSTTQPACEE; encoded by the coding sequence GTGCTCAGAGGCCAGCCGCTGACCCGTGGCCGTGGCCGAATGCTGCCAGTGCATGCGCCCACTTCAGGAACTGTCACCGAAATAGCTCCTCACGCCAGCGCTCATCCTTCCGGGATAGCCGAGCTTAGCGTTACGATTAACGCCGATGGCGAAGACCGCTGGACCACGCTCGATCCGTGGCCGGACTATCAGAATCACAGCCATGAACAGCTTATTGCGAAAATTCACGCCGCCGGTGTCGCAGGCCTGGGGGGTGCAGGCTTCCCTACCGCCGCGAAACTTGCCGGAGGCGGCGATAAGATAACGACGCTGATTATCAACGCGGCCGAATGTGAACCTTATATCACCGCCGATGACCGCTTAATGCAGGATTATGCCGCTGAGGTCATTGAGGGTGTGCGGATTCTGGCCCACATTCTGCAACCACAGCAGACCCTGATTGGTATTGAAGATAATAAGCCGCAGGCGGTCTCTATGCTGCGCGCGGTGCTAGAGCAGTTGAATGATGACAGCATCAAGCTGCGGGTCATCCCGACCAAATATCCTTCTGGCGGTGCTAAGCAGCTGACGCAGATCCTGACCGGACGCCAGGTGCCACACGGCGGGCGTTCGTCCGATATTGGCGTGCTGATGCACAACGTGGGCACCGCGTGGGCGGTGAAACGCGCGGTTATCGACGGCGAGCCGTTGACTGAACGCGTAGTGACGCTGACCGGCCGCGCCGTCAAACAGCCGGGGAACGTCTGGGCACGTCTCGGCACTCCGGTGCGTCATCTGTTAGATAACGCCGGTTTCCAGCCGGGCCGCGAGCAGCTGGTGATTATGGGCGGGCCGTTGATGGGCTTCACTCTGCCGTGGCTGGATGTACCGGTGGTAAAAATCACCAACTGCCTGCTGGTACCCGGCCCCGGCGAAATGGGTGCGCCGCAGAAAGAGCAGGATTGCATCCGCTGTAGCGCCTGTGCCGACGCCTGCCCTGCCGACCTGCTGCCGCAACAGCTTTACTGGTTCAGCAAAGGGCAGCAGCACGACAAAGCTACGGCTTACAATCTTAATGACTGTATTGAGTGCGGCGCCTGCGCCTGGGTCTGCCCAAGCAATATTCCTCTGGTGCAATACTTCCGGCAGGAAAAAGCCGAAATTCGCGCTATCAGCGACGAGGAGCGACGCACCGCAGAGGCCCGGGCAAGGTTTGAGGCTCGTCAGGCCCGGCTGGAGCGCGATAAAGCCGCTCGCAGCGCTCGCCATAAAGAAGCCGCCGCCCGCCCGGATTCCGCCGACAGCGATGCTATCGCCGCTGCCCTGGCTCGCGCTAAAGCCCGTAATGCGACCAGCGCTGAGCCGATTGAGATGACTCGCGGCGAGCGCCCTGATAACACGGCGGCAATTGCCGCCCGTGAGGCGCGCAAAGCAGAAGCCCGAGCCCGCAGAGCCGCAGTCGCCGAGGAAGCGACCAGCGTCGTACCGCAGACTGACTCAGCGCCTGCCGCTGAAGACGATCCGCGTAAAGCAGCCGTGGCCGCCGCTATTGCCCGCGCCAAGGCCCGCAAAGCCACTGCCTCCGGCGAAGCGACCAATGCTGCACCTCAGACTGATTCTGCGCCTGCCGCTGAAGAAGATCCGCGTAAAGCGGCCGTGGCCGCCGCTATCGCCCGCGCCAAGGCCCGCAAAGTCACAGCCTCCGGGGAAGCGACCGGCTCTGCACCGCAGGCTGATGCCGCGCCTGCCGCTGAAGAAGATCCGCGTAAAGCCGCCGTGGCCGCCGCTATTGCCCGTGCTAAGGCCCGCAAAGCCACAGCCTCCGGGGAAGCGACCGGCTCTGCACCGCAGGCTGATGCCGCGCCTGCCGCTGAAGACGATCCACGTAAAGCAGCCGTGGCCGCCGCTATTGCCCGTGCCAAAGCCCGCAAAGCCACAGCCTCCGGGGAAGCGACCGGCTCTGCACCGCAGACTGATGCCGCGCCTGCCGCTGAAGACGATCCGCGTAAAGCGGCCGTGGCCGCCGCTATCGCCCGCGCCAAGGCCCGCAAAGCCACAGCCTCCGGGGAAGCGACCGGCTCTGCACCGCAGGCTGATGCCTCGCCTGCCGCTGAAGACGATCCGCGTAAGGCAGCCGTGGCCGCCGCTATTGCCCGCGCTAAGGCCCGCAAAGCCACAGCCTCCGGGGAAGCGATCGGCTCTGCACCGCAGACTGATGCCGCGCCTGCCGCTGAAGAAGATCCGCGTAAAGCGGCCGTTGCCGCCGCTATCGCCCGCGCAAAAGCCCGTCGCTCCACCACTCAGCCTGCCTGTGAGGAATAA
- the rnfD gene encoding electron transport complex subunit D — MVFRVASSPYSHNHRQTARIMMLVILACLPGIATQLAFFGWGTLIQLILASAAALGSEALVLRLRKRPLGPILGDNSALLTGILLGISLPPLAPWWMVVLGTVFAVIIAKQLYGGLGNNPFNPAMIGYVVLLISFPVQMTSWMPSTELAASHAGLSDALSIIFTGHNAGGLTMSSMRMGIDGISQATPLDTFKTGQHAGKSSAELLAMPVYHGVIAGLGWQWVNLAYLAGGILLLYKGAIRWHIPVSFLVSLAVCAGLGQLLAPERCAPLMVHLFSGATMLGAFFILTDPVTASTTNKGRLLFGAIAGLLVWLIRTFGGYPDGVAFAVLLANITVPLIDYYTRPRVYGHR; from the coding sequence ATGGTATTTCGTGTAGCAAGTTCGCCTTACAGCCATAACCACCGTCAAACCGCGCGGATTATGATGTTGGTTATTCTGGCCTGCCTGCCGGGTATTGCCACGCAACTGGCGTTTTTCGGCTGGGGTACTCTGATTCAACTCATCCTGGCCTCTGCCGCCGCGTTAGGCAGCGAAGCACTTGTGTTGCGCCTGCGTAAACGGCCTCTGGGTCCAATTCTGGGTGATAACTCGGCTCTACTTACCGGGATTTTGTTAGGGATAAGCTTGCCTCCGCTGGCCCCCTGGTGGATGGTGGTGCTCGGCACCGTATTCGCGGTCATTATTGCCAAACAGCTCTATGGCGGTCTGGGCAATAACCCGTTTAACCCCGCGATGATCGGGTACGTGGTCTTGCTTATCTCTTTCCCGGTACAAATGACAAGCTGGATGCCATCCACCGAGCTGGCGGCCAGTCACGCAGGGCTAAGCGACGCTCTGAGCATTATTTTCACCGGCCATAACGCCGGCGGGCTGACGATGAGCTCAATGCGTATGGGCATCGACGGTATTAGCCAGGCCACGCCGCTCGACACCTTTAAAACCGGCCAGCACGCGGGGAAATCTTCCGCTGAGCTGCTGGCGATGCCGGTTTATCACGGCGTTATCGCCGGTCTGGGCTGGCAGTGGGTAAACCTTGCCTATCTGGCTGGCGGCATATTGCTACTCTATAAGGGCGCGATTCGCTGGCATATTCCGGTAAGCTTTCTGGTGAGCCTGGCCGTGTGCGCCGGTCTGGGACAACTGCTGGCCCCGGAGCGCTGCGCGCCGCTGATGGTGCATCTGTTTTCCGGAGCAACCATGCTGGGGGCATTTTTTATTCTGACCGACCCGGTCACCGCCTCTACGACCAATAAAGGCCGCCTGCTGTTCGGCGCAATTGCCGGGCTGTTGGTCTGGCTGATTCGCACCTTTGGCGGGTATCCGGACGGCGTGGCGTTTGCCGTACTGCTTGCGAATATTACCGTACCGCTGATTGACTACTACACCCGCCCGCGGGTATATGGCCACCGCTGA
- a CDS encoding electron transport complex subunit G, giving the protein MLKTMQKHGVVLALFAALTTGLTAAVNALTKDTIDQQSARQQQALFDQVFPVENYDNQPLERCMVVNDPQLGKGSHNIWLATKNGAPTGVIMQATAPDGYSGAIQLLVGADFHGNILGVRVTEHHETPGLGDKIELRVSRWITGFAGQQILGSDDPKWAVKKDGGQFDQFTGATITPRAVVNAVKRAGLVAEGLENQLDQLPSCGASHD; this is encoded by the coding sequence ATGCTAAAAACCATGCAAAAACATGGCGTAGTGCTCGCCCTCTTTGCGGCGCTAACTACCGGGCTGACGGCCGCCGTCAACGCGCTTACCAAGGACACCATCGACCAGCAGAGCGCCCGCCAGCAGCAGGCACTGTTTGACCAGGTATTCCCGGTAGAAAATTACGATAACCAACCGCTGGAACGCTGTATGGTGGTCAACGATCCTCAGCTTGGTAAAGGTTCGCATAATATCTGGCTGGCGACTAAAAATGGCGCACCAACCGGCGTGATTATGCAGGCTACCGCACCGGACGGTTATTCGGGAGCCATTCAGCTGCTGGTAGGCGCTGATTTTCACGGCAATATTCTTGGCGTGCGTGTGACGGAACATCACGAAACTCCGGGCCTGGGCGATAAAATTGAACTGCGGGTCAGCCGCTGGATCACCGGCTTTGCCGGGCAGCAAATTCTCGGATCGGACGATCCTAAATGGGCGGTGAAAAAAGACGGCGGTCAATTTGACCAATTCACCGGAGCCACCATCACCCCGCGTGCGGTCGTTAACGCAGTAAAACGCGCCGGACTGGTAGCGGAAGGGCTTGAAAACCAGCTCGACCAGTTGCCTTCATGTGGAGCAAGCCATGACTAA
- a CDS encoding electron transport complex subunit E, which translates to MTKISKIFTDGLWTNNSALVQLLGMCPLLAVTSTATNALGLGLATTLVLTLTNSAISAFRRWMPPAVRIPIYVMIIAAVVSAVQMLINAYAFGLYQSLGIFIPLIVTNCIVVGRAEAFAAQNGVFHSALDGMAIGLGATCAMFVLGSLREILGNGTLFDGADALLGGWAKSLRIELFHTDTPFLLAILPPGAFIGLGFMLAGKYLIDERRKARKAAEAANAGPVNATDATTP; encoded by the coding sequence ATGACTAAGATTAGCAAGATCTTTACCGATGGGTTATGGACCAATAACTCAGCGCTGGTACAGCTGCTGGGGATGTGTCCTCTGCTGGCGGTCACCTCCACTGCAACAAACGCCCTGGGGTTAGGGCTGGCCACCACGCTGGTTCTGACGCTGACCAACAGCGCAATTTCAGCTTTCCGCCGCTGGATGCCGCCTGCGGTGCGTATTCCCATTTACGTGATGATCATCGCCGCAGTGGTGAGCGCCGTGCAGATGCTGATCAACGCTTACGCCTTCGGACTTTATCAGTCACTGGGGATTTTTATTCCGCTTATCGTGACTAACTGCATCGTGGTGGGGCGCGCGGAAGCCTTCGCCGCTCAAAACGGCGTATTCCACTCGGCGCTGGATGGTATGGCTATCGGGCTGGGCGCGACCTGTGCGATGTTTGTTCTGGGCAGCCTGCGTGAAATCCTCGGTAACGGTACGCTATTCGACGGTGCCGATGCGCTGCTGGGCGGCTGGGCCAAAAGCCTGCGTATTGAGCTGTTTCATACCGATACTCCATTCCTGCTGGCAATCCTGCCCCCTGGCGCGTTTATTGGCCTTGGGTTTATGCTGGCAGGTAAATATCTGATTGATGAACGACGCAAGGCTCGCAAAGCGGCAGAGGCCGCAAATGCCGGGCCGGTCAACGCAACGGACGCAACGACGCCATGA
- the nth gene encoding endonuclease III, which yields MNKEKRLEILTRLRDNNPHPTTELDYSSPFELLIAVLLSAQATDKGVNKATAHLFPIARTPAAMLELGLEGVRERIKTIGLFNSKAENVIKTCRMLVELHSGEVPEDRAALEALPGVGRKTANVVLNTAFGWPTIAVDTHIFRVCNRTNFAPGKNVEQVEEKLLKVVPAAFKVDCHHWLILHGRYTCVARKPRCGACIIEDLCEYREKTEI from the coding sequence ATGAATAAAGAGAAACGCCTGGAGATCCTGACCCGACTCAGGGACAACAATCCGCATCCCACCACCGAGCTGGATTACAGCTCGCCGTTTGAGCTGCTCATTGCGGTATTACTCTCGGCGCAGGCCACGGATAAAGGCGTTAATAAGGCCACCGCGCACCTGTTCCCCATCGCCCGGACGCCAGCCGCCATGCTGGAGCTGGGCCTTGAAGGCGTGCGTGAACGGATTAAAACCATCGGGCTATTCAACAGCAAAGCGGAAAATGTGATTAAAACCTGCCGTATGCTGGTCGAGCTGCACAGCGGCGAAGTGCCAGAAGACCGGGCGGCGCTGGAAGCGCTGCCGGGCGTTGGCCGTAAAACCGCCAATGTGGTACTTAACACCGCCTTTGGCTGGCCAACCATTGCCGTCGATACGCATATATTCCGGGTCTGTAATCGGACCAACTTTGCACCGGGTAAAAACGTCGAGCAAGTGGAAGAGAAGCTGCTCAAAGTAGTTCCGGCGGCGTTTAAAGTTGACTGCCATCACTGGCTGATTTTGCATGGCCGCTATACCTGTGTTGCCCGCAAACCTCGCTGCGGGGCCTGCATTATTGAAGACCTGTGCGAGTACCGCGAAAAAACCGAGATTTAA
- the scsA gene encoding copper resistance protein, which yields MRTARRYAWLLLLLAGLVILTCMAQRLTAMRVLMPAVSTGQLSATSPNAADESPVTPCELSSKSLMATLPDLPVMLLPGLLLILALLFTLTPGERRQRARDLFLSAPPGRRRHLQLCVFRE from the coding sequence ATGCGTACTGCACGTCGTTATGCCTGGTTGTTACTGCTGCTGGCCGGTCTGGTTATTCTGACCTGTATGGCTCAGCGGCTGACGGCTATGCGCGTTTTGATGCCAGCAGTATCGACTGGCCAGCTTTCAGCCACCAGCCCAAACGCGGCTGACGAATCTCCGGTTACGCCTTGCGAACTCAGCAGTAAATCATTGATGGCAACACTTCCTGACTTGCCGGTAATGTTGCTTCCCGGCCTGCTGCTTATCCTGGCGTTGCTCTTTACTCTGACTCCCGGCGAGCGGCGGCAGCGCGCTCGCGACCTGTTTCTCTCCGCCCCTCCCGGGCGACGGCGACATCTCCAGCTTTGCGTATTCCGTGAATAA
- the scsB gene encoding protein-disulfide reductase yields MTTLLRAGLWCLLLWLPALQAADSGWITAPHNDHASVRLRSQELPGKPLQILLDIQLAPGWKTYWRAPGEGGVAPSIRWNSGVKDVAIHWPVPARFEVAGIVTQGYHGNTNLPITLTSTDSGPLSGTLTLSTCSNVCILTDYPFTLDRQTPPGPNFAFDFSKAMGAVPVAHALTDQITASYRAGEVTIEAFRPEGWQHPDAFFELPDGALPGEPIIKVAGERLTIQVPARDEWGDNAPDLTGKPMMLVLADGGIAQQVTLKPAAAIGSQPVSQPAWWQIALLALAGGFILNLMPCVLPVLGFKLGTLLQARERNRQEIRIEFLASSFGIVLAFTMLALLMTGLRLSGQALGWGIQFQNPWFIGLLVFISLLFSASLFGLYHFRLPVNLTTRMATHQSRGLSGHVVQGIFATLLATPCSAPFLGTAVAWALAASLPGLWAVFIALGIGMSLPWLLVAVRPEIALRLPKPGRWMLVMRTILGLMMLASCYWLLSLLTIFIGLKATVALGVLMAVTLLVAIFRSFGRAAALKATSAALLSAVLITVVLALRPDSASGLRQDNIAWQPLSEQAISQALAARKRVFIDVTADWCVTCKANKFNVILQPEVQKALSAPDVVALRGDWTRPSDAITAFLTSRGQAAVPFNQIYGPGQPDGVILSPLLNRKDLLTALENAKGVQP; encoded by the coding sequence ATGACTACATTATTGCGAGCGGGCCTGTGGTGCCTGCTCCTGTGGCTGCCTGCCCTGCAGGCGGCCGATAGCGGCTGGATAACGGCCCCGCATAACGACCATGCCAGCGTGCGTCTGCGCAGCCAGGAACTGCCTGGAAAACCGCTGCAAATTCTGCTGGATATCCAGCTGGCTCCCGGCTGGAAAACCTACTGGCGCGCTCCCGGTGAAGGCGGCGTAGCACCGTCTATTCGCTGGAACTCCGGCGTCAAAGATGTGGCTATTCACTGGCCCGTTCCGGCACGTTTCGAAGTGGCCGGAATTGTGACCCAGGGATATCACGGTAATACCAACCTACCCATCACGCTGACGAGTACAGATTCCGGGCCATTAAGCGGCACGCTGACCTTATCAACCTGTAGTAATGTCTGCATTTTGACGGACTATCCCTTTACCCTGGACCGCCAGACGCCTCCGGGCCCAAATTTCGCTTTTGACTTTAGCAAGGCGATGGGGGCGGTTCCGGTCGCTCATGCCTTAACTGACCAGATAACTGCCAGCTACCGCGCCGGTGAAGTGACGATTGAGGCTTTCCGCCCCGAAGGCTGGCAGCACCCGGATGCCTTTTTTGAGCTACCCGATGGGGCGCTACCGGGCGAGCCGATAATAAAAGTGGCCGGTGAGCGCCTGACTATTCAGGTTCCCGCGCGTGACGAATGGGGCGACAACGCACCCGATCTGACCGGTAAGCCGATGATGTTGGTGCTCGCCGATGGCGGTATCGCTCAGCAAGTGACATTGAAACCAGCCGCAGCAATCGGCTCCCAGCCTGTCAGCCAACCGGCCTGGTGGCAGATAGCGCTGCTGGCGCTGGCCGGTGGTTTTATTCTTAACCTGATGCCCTGCGTGTTACCCGTGCTTGGTTTCAAACTTGGTACCCTGCTCCAGGCTCGCGAGCGTAATCGCCAGGAGATTCGTATCGAATTTCTGGCCTCTAGTTTCGGAATAGTGCTGGCATTCACGATGCTGGCATTGCTAATGACCGGGCTGCGGCTTTCCGGGCAGGCTCTCGGCTGGGGCATACAATTCCAAAACCCGTGGTTTATTGGCCTGCTGGTATTCATCAGCCTGCTATTTAGTGCCTCGCTATTTGGTCTGTATCACTTCCGGCTACCGGTAAATCTGACGACCCGGATGGCGACGCATCAGAGTCGTGGTTTAAGCGGCCACGTGGTTCAAGGGATTTTCGCCACGCTACTGGCCACGCCTTGTTCAGCCCCCTTTTTAGGTACTGCGGTCGCCTGGGCGCTCGCGGCATCGCTCCCCGGTTTGTGGGCGGTGTTTATCGCACTGGGGATCGGGATGAGCCTGCCGTGGCTGCTGGTGGCCGTACGCCCGGAGATCGCGCTGCGATTACCTAAACCAGGCCGCTGGATGCTGGTAATGCGCACCATTTTGGGGTTGATGATGCTGGCATCTTGTTACTGGCTGCTCAGCCTGCTGACGATATTTATTGGCCTTAAAGCCACCGTTGCTCTCGGCGTGTTGATGGCGGTAACACTGCTGGTTGCCATTTTCCGCAGTTTTGGCCGCGCAGCGGCGCTCAAAGCCACTTCCGCTGCCTTACTCTCTGCGGTGCTAATCACCGTTGTGTTAGCTCTGCGCCCGGATAGCGCATCCGGATTGCGCCAGGACAATATTGCCTGGCAGCCTCTTAGCGAACAGGCCATTAGCCAGGCGCTGGCCGCCAGGAAGCGGGTATTTATCGATGTTACCGCCGACTGGTGCGTTACCTGCAAGGCCAACAAGTTTAACGTCATACTGCAACCTGAAGTGCAGAAGGCACTGAGTGCTCCGGATGTGGTGGCTCTGCGCGGTGACTGGACGCGCCCCTCCGACGCCATCACCGCATTTCTGACCAGTCGTGGCCAGGCCGCGGTACCTTTTAATCAAATTTATGGCCCCGGCCAGCCCGACGGCGTGATTCTGTCGCCACTGCTTAACCGTAAAGATCTGCTCACCGCCCTCGAAAACGCTAAAGGAGTCCAGCCATGA
- a CDS encoding metal resistance protein, with translation MKFGYLMPLSALLISLSATAAQPAPFTPQQEQRIRELIHETLVKNPAILAEAADAMDRQAETQRNAELTQFIAKNQHSLFNDPDSPRLGAAKPRLTIVSFTDYNCPYCKQFDPVLEKVVSRYPDVALVIKLLPFRSESSLSSARLALTQWRQDKKPFWELHRLLMMKKGYHDDASIQRAAAKAGVTHTQSDAHSMETIKENLRLADGLGVQGTPATLIGNNMVPGAISEQALNDAIRQALAAEKS, from the coding sequence ATGAAATTCGGTTATCTGATGCCATTAAGCGCGCTGCTCATAAGCCTTAGCGCCACCGCCGCCCAGCCAGCCCCCTTCACCCCTCAGCAGGAGCAGAGGATCCGCGAACTTATCCATGAAACACTGGTTAAAAACCCGGCTATCCTGGCAGAAGCTGCCGACGCCATGGACCGCCAGGCTGAAACCCAGCGCAATGCTGAGCTGACACAGTTTATTGCGAAAAATCAGCACAGCCTGTTTAACGACCCGGACAGCCCGCGCCTCGGCGCTGCAAAGCCGCGACTGACGATTGTCAGCTTCACCGATTATAACTGCCCATATTGCAAACAATTCGACCCGGTGCTGGAAAAGGTCGTCAGCCGCTACCCCGACGTCGCGCTGGTTATCAAGCTGCTGCCCTTTCGCTCAGAAAGCTCGCTAAGTTCTGCCCGGCTGGCGCTCACTCAATGGCGTCAGGATAAGAAACCATTCTGGGAATTACATCGTCTGCTAATGATGAAAAAGGGCTATCACGATGATGCCAGTATTCAGCGGGCTGCTGCCAAAGCCGGCGTGACCCACACGCAATCCGATGCTCACAGCATGGAAACGATTAAAGAGAACCTAAGACTGGCGGATGGATTGGGCGTTCAGGGTACACCGGCAACGCTTATTGGGAATAATATGGTCCCTGGGGCAATTTCTGAGCAAGCTCTGAACGACGCTATTCGCCAGGCGCTGGCTGCGGAGAAATCATAA
- a CDS encoding protein disulfide oxidoreductase — protein sequence MKSLAGRWARDLLVLLILLGVIMWGVDRVRAPHMPVDIGLQQGEITGQPSPSLMALSQDKPLLVYFWASWCAICKLTTPTVAALAADGMNVHSVALRSGDAAHLEKMLAARGLKLPLSIDPDGKLAASWGVSVTPTFVVLYRGELVSSTTGWSSSLGLKARMWMAQL from the coding sequence ATGAAATCTCTGGCCGGCCGCTGGGCCCGCGATTTACTGGTATTACTGATATTGCTGGGCGTCATTATGTGGGGCGTTGACCGTGTTAGAGCGCCCCATATGCCCGTTGACATCGGTTTACAACAGGGAGAAATCACCGGTCAACCCTCGCCTTCACTCATGGCGCTAAGCCAGGATAAACCTCTGCTGGTCTATTTCTGGGCCAGCTGGTGCGCGATTTGTAAGCTCACTACGCCCACGGTCGCCGCGCTGGCGGCCGATGGAATGAATGTGCACTCCGTTGCCCTTCGTTCCGGCGACGCCGCTCATCTGGAGAAAATGCTGGCAGCCCGCGGGCTGAAACTGCCGCTCAGCATCGATCCTGATGGGAAGCTGGCCGCCAGTTGGGGTGTTTCGGTTACGCCTACCTTTGTCGTTCTTTATCGCGGTGAGCTAGTCTCCAGCACTACCGGCTGGAGCAGCAGCCTGGGGCTTAAGGCCCGAATGTGGATGGCACAGTTGTAA